One window of Vanessa atalanta chromosome 9, ilVanAtal1.2, whole genome shotgun sequence genomic DNA carries:
- the LOC125066478 gene encoding E3 ubiquitin-protein ligase HECTD1 isoform X3, protein MAEVDPETLLEWLLTGQGDERDMQLIALEQLCMLLLMSDNVDRCFESCPPRTFLPALCKIFLDECAPDNVLEVTARAITYYLDVSAECTRRIVAIEGAVKAICSRLLTVDPNNRTSKDLAEQCIKVLELVCTREAGAVWEGGGLPSVLHFITHHGTSVHKDTLHSAMAVVSRVCGKMEPGDARVGDAVSSLSTLLRHNDARVADAALRCFASLADRFARAHADPAPLAEHGLIEELVRRLGSTESSDEKCLMPSVSTTVSLLSTLCRGSAQITHDLVRLDLCSAIEAAVQADERWCLECMRLVDLLLVLLCEGRHAIQIGTSRNGAASSSSGEGSSGSSSTPPAGSRDKSHRQLIDCIRGKDTDALISAVTSGAVDVNFTDDVGQTLLNWAAAFGTREMVEFLCEKGADVNRGQRSSSLHYAACFGRPAIAKVLLRYGANADLRDEDGKTPLDKARERHDQGHREVAAILQCPGEWLVVSNQDSPVSSNDEDFPDTGDKEMAAIYLERLVPVFCARYIGAGGAGVRRACLSLVRKMVHYAPASRLRALSAPRAAALLTRLVAQVLDTQGTDEGAPRRPAARVLRSRYIRPPADDDDGHLTVLGIAEELMVKAADIYLEQFARLGVFSKVEALAVSPNEQLSADGETVITTGPGEDATSLCSGCAYWWGDWSLCRGRDALYVWSDAAALELSTGSNGWFRFLLDGKLATMYSSGSPEHQTDNTVISKLFAENRGEFIDKLQRARASVKNCVPQSILSKPGPHKLILGNWVILCKKEKELHIHNTDGQQQTTILREDLPGFIFESNRGTKHSFTAETFLGPELASGWADRRQAAPSNGNATQSRSRLSAKTEAQKAQVGERARALYSRHLASAAGRQPRAPVARLRALLARLQRLAIQPAGEWHGELRESLDQLTELLCREELLSAYELQSSGLAPALLHVLSPQPNDKPGQLSERERIVRSWVWSGADGEGEGAEGEAEREAGGAVGAALVARLVSVLESVERLPVLTPASDAPPHQPAALHHLTKRIRLRVERASDETSEESVINNNAGRNLKVEALTTVRQLEKFLAKSVARQWYDMERSTFHFVQKIKSEAPINFTYDHDFDENGVLYFIGSNGGTCEWVNPGAHGLVSVWSSDGRQLPYGRAEDALSRSPEPLNVHTNDDRRAFIAVDLGLHIVPSAYTLRHSRGYGRSALRNWLFQMSMDGVSWSTLVAHSDEQALQEPGSTATWRVRADAPYRYLRVQQNGKNASGQSHYLSLSGLEIYGKVVSVVESSPRQMGGTGATASAGSGCGARARRWSRGARGLCAGARVMRGPDWKWRDQDGSHPAMGTVTSDLHNGWVDVRWDHGGRNSYRMGAEGKFDLKVVSGGSSAGGAGEGARSSRKSHSTPSLPDATATDQQVSVASTEQASSADNISEEVGGNMARPRTHATDLSAINTSTHHINTDLATIVESLTLGAEGNNCMADLGNTSFTNMEMGPTSITDITKPYPAKEPLPDSAPQESGSQSRSDGVSKVGRVVCKESEARCCDGDAMRNSANALLSSELLALPALPPGLLHTLRNNANRLHIQCEENESSEGQFVEHKKDAQASGAMSASEPDLTQQGAVRLLESLGVGRGAGAGRGAAQRVARSNHSAGLFPSLVRLALSSNFPGGLLSAAQSYPSLAPNAQNALTLSLTSTSSESEQVSLEDFLESCRAPALLTELEDDDEGDDPLDSDKENEPTYQEVVSRNLLSLMEEEALEAVRGAGGAVACASRSRKPWEDDFVLKRQFSALIPAFDPRPGRANLNQTVDLNISLTDEAEGEGAAATTSGAAERGSLTPPPASKLPALRLVLSAAGVSLPLERPSWTVYRAVLALNSRLPHDVHRDTTYTLSYKEVEGNETFACSSDSEDDEPGDPERGVAGASGAEGAMLSCCVRTLRRLRAAAPGLPAHAFLSTKLTNKLHHQLQDPLSLAAAATPRWCQQLIDWCPFLFPLETRQMFFACTAFGTSRTIVWLQAQRDRALDRQRTGNTVSPRRADLEATEFRMGRLRHERVRIPRHPNLLRSAMQVMRVHAGRKSVLEVEFADEEGTGLGPTLEFYALVAAELQRADLHMWLCDAPAHHDDFSPLPLTLPDEKPAGYYVMRASGLFPAPLPQESSICDKVCKYFWFLGVFLAKVLQDGRLVDLPLSEPFLRIMCGEELTYDDLKEIDPIRHKFLESVLEAANQYDSILRDTTLSETERETRVAALMVDGATFDELALTMTHVGSSTAPELAVHPLCDGGEHIEVGAATARSYAEASARWMVSAGVARQTAAFRRGFAAVFPPRRLRAFSSAELRLLLCGERGPAWTREHLLQYTEPKLGYTRDSPGFLRLVDVLVEMSWRERKAFLQFATGCSSLPPGGLANLHPRLTVVRKVDAGDGSYPSVNTCVHYLKLPEYSCKEVLRERLLAATNERGFHLN, encoded by the exons atgGCTGAAGTGGACCCTGAAACACTACTGGAGTGGCTGCTCACTGGGCAAGGAGATGAGCGGGATATGCAGCTTATTGCTCTTGAGCAACTATGTATGCTGTTGCTCATGTCTGATAATGTAGATAGATGCTTTGAAAG tTGTCCACCAAGAACATTTTTGCCTGcattgtgtaaaatatttctcGATGAGTGTGCTCCAGATAATGTGTTGGAAGTAACGGCGAGAGCGATTACATACTATCTGGATGTTTCAG CTGAATGTACAAGGAGAATAGTCGCAATTGAGGGTGCAGTTAAAGCTATATGTAGTAGATTACTCACAGTTGACCCAAATAATAGAACTAGCAAAGATTTAGCTGAACAATGTATTAAA GTATTAGAGTTAGTATGTACTCGTGAAGCTGGAGCCGTGTGGGAGGGAGGTGGATTGCCATCTGTATTACACTTCATAACCCACCATGGAACATCTGTACATAAGGACACTCTTCATTCTGCTATGGCAGTTGTGTCCAG AGTATGTGGTAAAATGGAGCCAGGCGATGCTCGAGTGGGGGATGCGGTATCGTCACTGTCGACTCTGTTGCGACACAACGACGCGCGTGTAGCAGACGCTGCGCTGCGCTGCTTCGCTTCTCTCGCTGACCGCTTTGCGCGCGCACACGCCGACCCCGCGCCACTAGCTGAACATG GACTTATTGAAGAGCTAGTACGTAGATTAGGGTCCACGGAAAGTTCTGATGAGAAGTGCCTAATGCCTTCGGTGTCTACCACCGTCAGTTTATTGTCAACTCTCTGCAGAGGCTCAGCACAGATCACACAC GATTTAGTCCGTCTGGACTTATGTTCAGCTATCGAAGCTGCTGTGCAAGCGGATGAGCGTTGGTGCCTGGAGTGCATGCGACTTGTAGACTTGCTGCTCGTCCTACTTTGTGAAGGACGACATGCCATACagat TGGTACGAGTCGTAACGGAGCGGCGTCCAGCTCGAGCGGTGAAGGCTCGAGCGGCTCGTCGTCCACGCCGCCGGCGGGCAGTCGGGACAAGTCGCACCGGCAGCTCATCGACTGCATACGGGGCAAGGACACGGACGCGCTCATATCGGCCGTCACCAGCGGCGCCGTGGACGTCAACTTCACCGACGACGTCGGCCAGACGCTCCTCAACTGGGCCGCCGCCTTCGGTACCCGGGAGATGGTCGAGTTTCTATGCGAAAAAG GCGCCGATGTAAATCGTGGTCAACGCAGTTCGTCACTGCATTATGCAGCTTGTTTTGGGAGACCCGCTATTGCAAAAGTGCTACTTCGTTACGGAGCCAATGCCGACCTCCGCGATGAGGATGGCAAGACACCATTGGATAAAGCTAGAGAGAGACACGATCAAG GTCACAGGGAAGTGGCAGCAATATTACAATGTCCAGGGGAGTGGCTAGTCGTCAGCAATCAAGACTCACCAGTATCGAGCAATGACGAAGATTTTCCAGACACCGGCGACAAGGAGATGGCGGCTATCTACTTAGA ACGTCTGGTGCCGGTGTTCTGCGCGCGATACatcggcgcgggcggcgcgggcgtgCGGCGCGCGTGCCTGTCGCTGGTGCGCAAGATGGTGCACTATGCGCCTGCGTCGCGCCTGCGCGCGCTgtccgcgccgcgcgccgccgcgctgCTCACGCGCCTCGTGGCGCAGGTGCTCGACACGCAG GGCACGGACGAGGGCGCTCCGCGGCGTCCGGCGGCGCGCGTGCTGCGCAGCCGCTATATCCGTCCACCCGCG GACGATGACGATGGACACTTGACAGTACTGGGAATCGCAGAGGAGCTGATGGTGAAAGCGGCAGATATTTATTTGGAACAATTCGCGCGGCTCGGCGTGTTTAGTAAAGTGGAAGCTTTAGCGGTCTCGCCGAACGAGCAACTCTCGGCAGATGGGGAGACTGTCATAACCACAG GTCCCGGCGAGGACGCCACGAGCTTGTGCTCCGGCTGCGCGTACTGGTGGGGCGACTGGTCGCTGTGCCGCGGCCGAGACGCGCTCTACGTGTGGAGCGACGCCGCCGCGCTCGAGCTCAGCACCGGCTCCAACGGCTGGTTCCGCTTCCTGCTCGACGGGAAGCTCGCCACCATGTACTCCAGCGGCAGTCCCGAGCACCAGACCGATAACACGG taatttcgaaattatttgCAGAAAATCGTGGCGAATTTATCGATAAACTCCAAAGAGCGAGAGCGTCAGTTAAGAATTGTGTGCCTCAAAGTATTCTTTCAAAACCGGGCCCGCATAAACTGATCCTTGGCAACTGGGTAATCTTGTGTAAAAA GGAAAAAGAGCTTCACATACACAACACTGATGGACAACAACAGACTACGATATTGCGAGAAGATTTGCCAGGATTCATCTTCGAATCCAACAGAGGCACGAAGCACTCATTCACTGCCGAAACATTTTTAG GCCCCGAGTTGGCTAGCGGGTGGGCAGACCGCAGGCAGGCGGCGCCGAGTAACGGCAACGCCACCCAGAGCCGCAGCCGCCTGTCCGCGAAGACCGAGGCGCAGAAGGCGCAGGTGGGCGAGCGCGCGCGGGCGCTGTACTCGCGCCACCTGGCCAGCGCGGCCGGCCGCCAGCCGCGGGCGCCCGTCGCGCGGCTGCGGGCGCTGCTAGCGCGTCTGCAGCGCCTCGCCATACAGCCCGCGG GCGAATGGCACGGAGAGCTCAGAGAATCGCTAGATCAATTGACGGAGCTACTATGCCGCGAAGAATTACTATCAGCTTACGAGCTACAGTCTTCCGGCCTCGCCCCAGCTTTACTTCATGTTTTATCGCCTCAGCCGAACG aCAAACCGGGCCAACTGTCGGAGCGGGAGCGGATCGTGCGGTCGTGGGTGTGGTCGGGCGCGGACGGCGAGGGTGAGGGGGCGGAGGGCGAGGCCGAGCGCGAGGCTGGCGGTGCAGTGGGCGCGGCGCTGGTGGCGCGATTGGTGTCAGTGCTGGAGAGCGTGGAGCGGCTGCCCGTGCTCACGCCCGCATCCGACGCGCCGCCGCACCAGCCCGCCGCGCTGCACCACCTCACCAAGCGGATTCG GCTCCGAGTTGAACGCGCCAGCGATGAAACTTCAGAGGAATCCGTGATAAACAATAACGCCGGACGAAATCTGAAGGTTGAGGCTCTAACGACGGTGCGACAACTCGAGAAGTTCCTCGCTAAATCTGTCGCTCGGCAGTGGTACGATATGGAGCGGTCGACGTTTCATTTCGTTCAGAAGATTAAGTCGGAAGCTCCCATTAACTTTACATATGAT catgattttgatgaaaatggCGTTCTATACTTCATCGGTAGTAACGGCGGTACATGCGAATGGGTTAATCCAGGTGCGCATGGGCTTGTAAGTGTGTGGTCATCGGATGGTCGTCAATTACCATACGGCCGCGCTGAAGACGCTCTGTCTCGATCTCCGGAACCTTTAAATGTTCATACTAATGATGATAGACGGGCTTTCATAGCAGTCGATCTTGGACTTCATATTGTTCCATCTGCGTATACGCTTCGACATTCTCGTGGATATGGTCGCTCCGCTCTGAGGAATTGGTTATTTCAA ATGTCGATGGACGGGGTGAGTTGGAGTACGCTGGTGGCGCACAGCGATGAGCAGGCGCTGCAGGAGCCCGGCAGCACGGCCACGTGGCGCGTGCGAGCCGACGCGCCCTATCGCTACCTACGGGTGCAGCAGAACGGAAAGAACGCTAGCGGGCAGAGCCACTACCTTTCGCTCTCGGGCCTCGAGATATACGGAAAG GTGGTGAGCGTGGTGGAATCTTCCCCTCGGCAAATGGGCGGCACGGGCGCCACGGCCAGTGCGGGCTCCGGCTgcggggcgcgggcgcggcgctggTCGCGCGGCGCGCGGGGCCTGTGCGCCGGCGCGCGCGTCATGCGCGGGCCCGACTGGAAGTGGCGCGACCAGGACGGCTCGCATCCCGCCATGGGAACCGTCACGTCGGATCTGCACAATGGATGGGTGGATGTGAG GTGGGACCACGGCGGGCGAAATTCCTACCGCATGGGTGCCGAGGGCAAGTTCGACTTGAAGGTGGTGAGCGGTGGGTCGAgtgcgggcggcgcgggcgaggGCGCGCGCAGCTCGCGCAAGAGTCACTCCACGCCGAGTCTGCCCGACGCCACAGCTACGGATCAACAG GTGTCGGTGGCGTCCACTGAGCAGGCGTCGTCAGCGGATAACATATCGGAGGAGGTTGGCGGCAACATGGCGCGGCCGCGCACGCACGCCACAGACCTGTCCGCTATCAACACGTCCACGCACCACATTAACACCG ATTTAGCGACGATCGTAGAATCGCTCACATTGGGAGCAGAGGGTAACAACTGCATGGCAGATTTAGGAAATACATCATTTACAAACATGGAAATGGGACCTACGAGTATTACGGACATTACCAAACCTTATCCAGCCAAAGAACCGCTACCAGACTCTGCTCCTCAAGag TCCGGGTCGCAAAGTCGCTCGGACGGGGTCAGTAAAGTGGGACGTGTCGTGTGCAAGGAGAGCGAGGCGCGCTGCTGCGACGGCGACGCAATGCGAAATAGCGCCAACGCGCTGCTGTCCAGCGAGCTGCTGGCGCTGCCCGCCCTGCCGCCCGGCCTGCTGCACACGCTGCGCAACAACGCCAACCGGCTGCACATACAG TGTGAAGAGAACGAGAGCAGTGAGGGTCAGTTTGTCGAGCACAAGAAAGACGCCCAGGCTTCCGGCGCCATGAGTGCAAGCGAACCCGATCTAACGCAACAG GGCGCGGTGCGGCTGCTGGAGTCGCTGGGCGTGGGgcggggcgcgggcgcggggcgcggggcgGCGCAGCGCGTGGCGCGCTCCAACCACTCCGCCGGACTCTTCCCGAG CTTGGTGCGACTCGCGCTATCCAGTAATTTCCCGGGTGGGCTGTTATCGGCGGCGCAGAGCTATCCGTCTTTAGCTCCGAATGCCCAAAACGCACTGACTTTGTCCCTCACTTCTACGTCGAGTGAGAGTGAGCag GTATCATTAGAAGATTTCTTAGAATCATGTAGAGCACCCGCGTTACTCACGGAGCTAGAGGATGACGACGAGGGTGACGACCCACTCGACAGTGATAAAGAAAACGAGCCAACTTACCAGGAAGTA GTGTCTCGCAACCTGCTGTCGCTGATGGAGGAGGAGGCGCTGGAGGCGGTgcggggcgcgggcggcgcggtgGCGTGCGCGTCGCGCTCGCGCAAGCCCTGGGAGGACGACTTCGTGCTCAAGCGGCAGTTCTCCGCGCTCATCCCCGCCTTTGACCCGCGCCCGGGCCGCGCCAACCTCAACCAGACCGTCG ATCTCAACATATCGCTGACCGACGAGGCCGAGGGCGAGGGCGCGGCGGCCACGACGAGCGGCGCGGCCGAGCGCGGCAGCCTCACGCCGCCGCCCGCCAGCAAGCTGCCCGCGCTGCGCCTCGTGCTGAGCGCGGCCGGCGTGTCGCTCCCTCTCGAGCGCCCGTCCTGGACCGTCTACCGGGCCGTGTTGGCGCTCAACTCCCGACTGCCGCATGATGTCCACAGAGATACCACCTACAC gCTGTCATATAAAGAAGTTGAGGGTAATGAAACGTTCGCGTGTTCGAGTGATAGTGAAGACGATGAACCAGGGGATCCAG AGCGCGGCGTGGCGGGCGCATCCGGCGCGGAGGGCGCCATGCTGTCGTGCTGCGTGCGCACGCTGCGGCGCCTGCGAGCGGCCGCTCCCGGCCTGCCCGCGCACGCCTTCCTGTCCACCAAGCTTACCAATAAGCTGCACCACCAGCTGCAAGACCCGCTCTCGCTGGCAGCCGCCGCCACCCCTCGTTG gtGCCAGCAGTTGATAGATTGGTGCCCGTTCCTGTTCCCGCTCGAGACGAGGCAAATGTTCTTTGCGTGCACGGCATTCGGCACCTCACGAACTATCGTGTGGTTACAAGCACAACGGGATCGTGCGTTAGATAGACAgag AACGGGCAACACAGTGTCACCGAGGCGTGCCGATTTGGAGGCGACCGAATTTCGCATGGGACGTCTAAGGCACGAGCGCGTGCGAATACCGAGACATCCCAATCTGTTGCGCTCAGCCATGCAG GTGATGCGCGTGCACGCGGGACGCAAGTCCGTGCTGGAGGTAGAGTTCGCGGACGAGGAGGGCACCGGGCTGGGCCCCACGCTGGAGTTCTACGCGCTGGTGGCGGCCGAGCTGCAGCGCGCCGACCTGCACATGTGGCTGTGCGACGCGCCCGCACACCACGACGACTTCAGCCCGCTGCCGCTCACGCTGCCCGACG AAAAACCCGCGGGATACTATGTAATGCGGGCGAGTGGCTTGTTCCCCGCGCCGCTCCCGCAAGAGTCTTCTATCTGTGATAAAGTTTGCAAATATTTCTGGTTCCTAGGGGTATTTTTAGCTAAG GTTTTACAAGACGGGCGATTAGTTGATCTTCCTCTATCTGAGCCTTTCTTACGTATAATGTGTGGGGAGGAGTTGACGTACGACGACTTGAAGGAAATCGATCCTATAAGACACAA GTTCCTCGAGAGCGTATTGGAGGCGGCAAACCAGTATGACTCAATACTACGAGATACCACGCTTTCGGAGACGGAACGGGAGACTCGCGTAGCGGCATTAATGGTGGACGGTGCAACATTCGATGAGCTAGCGCTCACTATGACGCACGTCGGCTCTAGTACGGCACCAGAACTCGCCGTGCATCCTTTATGTGATGGCGGGGAGCATATTGAG GTGGGCGCGGCGACGGCGCGCTCGTACGCGGAGGCGAGCGCGCGCTGGATGGTGTCGGCGGGCGTGGCGCGCCAGACGGCCGCGTTCCGGCGCGGCTTCGCGGCCGTGTTCCCGCCGCGCCGCCTGCGCGCCTTCTCGTCCGCCGAGCTGCGCCTGCTGCTGTGCGGCGAGCGCGGGCCCGCCTGGACGCGCGAGCACCTGCTGCAGTACACCGAGCCCAAGCTCGGCTACACGCGCGATAG CCCCGGTTTTCTGAGGCTGGTGGACGTGCTGGTGGAGATGTCGTGGCGCGAGCGCAAGGCGTTCCTGCAGTTCGCGACGGGCTGTAGTAGCCTGCCTCCCGGCGGACTCGCCAATCTACACCCACGACTCACTGTCGTGAGAAAG GTCGATGCCGGTGACGGTTCTTATCCATCAGTGAACACGTGCGTACATTACTTGAAGCTGCCAGAATACTCATGTAAAGAAGTACTACGCGAGAGGCTGCTTGCTGCCACAAATGAGCGAGGTTTTCATCTCAATTAG